A single window of Solanum dulcamara chromosome 5, daSolDulc1.2, whole genome shotgun sequence DNA harbors:
- the LOC129890565 gene encoding uncharacterized protein LOC129890565 produces the protein MADRVHRYIMGLDLYLVDSCMAMASQPSMDIARVQAYAHGVEERHRRRQPDRGFDRSQPKRARYPSQPAWSVPPQFPSGRVESTRYLGPGQSSRALGTQVDMSSRQSRPLVPRCPHCNRLHFGECRQSTGASFSCGRQGHIARECPFKSTPGGMAQPTGSVAGSSFSMAMRPMGRGMQILVGHGRGHGGTSSYGGPSNHMYALDSRQDQEASPNVVTGMDWLASYIANVDYRNKVVRFQFPGEPIVEWAGNTASPKARPAVRLPSRMGKRSGYPKDRIQNLIRTL, from the exons ATGGCAGACAGGGTGCATCGGTACATTATGGGCttggacctttatttggttgatagctgcatggccatggcttctcagccaagCATGGATATTGCCCGGGTGCAAGCCTATGCCCAtggggtagaagagcgacatagaaGGCGACAGCCCGACAGAGGTTTTGATAGAAGTCAGCCAAAAAGGGCTAG gtatccctcccagccagcttGGAGTGTACCTCCACAGTTTCCAAGTGGAAGAGTTGAGAGCACCAGATATTTGGGGCCTGGTCAAAGCTCCAGAGCTTTAGGTACACAGGTGGACATgagttctcgacagtcaagaccacTAGTACCACGGTGTCCCCATTGTAACAGacttcattttggggaatgtcgccAAAGTACAGGTGCTTCTTTTTCTTGtggccgccaaggccatattgcgaGGGAATGTCCATTTAAAAGTACTCCTGGTGGTATggctcagccaactgggtcaGTTGCAGGTTCTTCTTTTTCTATGGCTATGCGCCCAATGGGGCGGGGTATGCAGATACTGGTAGGCCATGGTAGAGGTCATGGTGGAACTTCTAGTTATGGCGGCCCTTCTAACCATATGTATGCTTTGGACAGTAGACAAGATCAGGAAGCATCGCCAAATGtagtcacag gtatggattggttagcttcttatATTGCCAATGTAGACTATAGAAATAAAGTAGTTCGGTTCCAGTTCCCTGGTGAACCAATTGTTGAGTGGGCAGGAAACACGGCGTCGCCAaaag ctagacctgcggtcaggctaccATCACGTATGGGTAAAAGAAGcggatatcccaaagaccgcattcagaacCTGATACGGACATTATGA